Proteins from a single region of Oreochromis niloticus isolate F11D_XX linkage group LG7, O_niloticus_UMD_NMBU, whole genome shotgun sequence:
- the igsf9a gene encoding protein turtle homolog A isoform X1, translating into MGSARSYLQTFTVAVVICQFLTTEGLTSEVQAKAGSSVELECRLPSSDPAVVSSASQHVVEWIRQGFDIPVLIKFGSYAPRVHPQYEGRVSLVRITTLRLEGLLLADQGLYECRILSLDKPTDELQNGTWTVLSVTAPPTFTEPPPPVLEAFVGSHISLSCMANGNPTPAITWFKDGIAIQKNISKDGVLSLRAVSIQSAGQYTCHASNSEGNVTCVTKVKIKGPPVIVIPPKNTSLNMSQDARLQCQAVADPPNMTYVWEKGGENVYHIESLKSRVKIMVDGTLLISRLIPEDSGNYTCVPTNGLLIPPTASAILTVMHPAQALKMPQETYLPTGMDGVVSCPVIAQPPLLRVDWMKDGEPVDLSLYPGWTMAPDGSLFMATVNDDAAGMYRCTPYNSYGTMGTSGPTSVILQDPPSFSITPEKQYKVEAGRTLLIPCQGNVDPTIKVTWSKVGLARSVSYSVEPDGSLLLQPLTKDHQGVWECSASNRVASVKTSTHVFVLGTSPHAATSLSVSPGVKQANISWEAGFDGGSAQTFSVWVKKISASDDDGKQDWFSVPVPPSSGPRLQVTGLSPSTHYQFSILSQNKMGTGPFSDIATARTLDPPPRKNKLKPPASLSANRGSAGVVLQWSLPEAQHPAVTGFVLQSRTEQGEWFNLDEDISANSSEIVVPGLHKDCVYELRLLSRRGDLLSEPSPSVNVSTAGMEIYPSTSRLLEFVPESLLAGVLGGVGFMLLALVLLLGSACIINRKRNQRREKKRDEPPTAIYKCSPSIKTSGTGTPDSVLKKSLLPASSHYPTSSSTTTSSSLQTDCSSFSTENNNRRKHLMSKYSRDSLTKTTSLISPSIEMISRGPDGRFTLPPYDTETLSVHSKKSVRYDQHAKVRRSVSLHSEKEDRKELPFVLSVDLPPCKKSSYDGFPELSSLCSDSSLATIHHHNREITPVFPVLPHIRAGLGQPSTTASALVLQMEHERERGNLHRCLKLAQEREELERELQWYTLERNSTKREQSDLKRREDGGNELVWEYKSSTLPHRYSLASKENRCFSPSFLSSSSSSYWETQPLVSPPTLIQSRPHLNASSAAAPSYLKSGNRHSSPFLPKQTSFQSEEASNFSKARLTLPHLSLEHQRHERAGAAPESYNDSPQSTGLDMQTNDSCSEAQRQNNLSHGSLSTLSFYSNKYTERSNSALDALPGSSNVEVVLPKPTDEDLCVEMSVDEPQFEMCGVQPTKPMLHQRIASHVQAHTLTRRGRHHDMRRSTSLNCRGPVSVDDIFRVPHSSQPLEPHMWKAASQGSKISLSKQRSQSLDLRRRKESNFLTPDAWIDSLSQENCSAPSSCPPDSLFWKPQSAPPRKISRSPPNDHADTKYATYLTSAAADPLFSVSRPERPTTNPNVPYHYEPRREACLVPSAATMPGDYQEAMEQEGGYLEAVKGDDVCLLPNTDAQEVLELEAGGYDGVPESGSSYSSYASSGLGSMEPSNGRLSMCHLSPTLISSPETIEDTQGNTEDIQNNKMEPSQRRKVSVDENYEWDATDFCSQPADQHGLFPSLNLLKPDPYRSLPSMQRSTKALKNCSQVSRLPGHQSSCSAEPEPDTVLF; encoded by the exons CCCCACCTACCTTCACTGAACCCCCACCTCCTGTCCTCGAGGCTTTTGTTGGAAGTCACATTTCTCTTTCCTGCATGGCTAATGGCAACCCTACTCCAGCCATCACTTGGTTTAAAGATGGCATTGCCattcaaaaaaatatttctaaG GATGGAGTTTTATCTCTGCGAGCAGTGAGTATACAATCAGCAGGACAGTACACTTGCCACGCCTCCAACTCTGAGGGAAACGTGACTTGCGTGACAAAAGTGAAGATCAAAG GTCCGCCTGTCATTGTCATACCTCCCAAAAACACCTCTCTGAACATGTCCCAAGATGCACGTCTCCAGTGCCAGGCAGTGGCAGATCCCCCCAACATGACATACGTGTGGGAAAAAGGTGGAGAAAATGTCTATCACATAGA GTCTCTAAAGTCACGAGTGAAGATCATGGTAGATGGGACTCTACTTATCTCCAGGCTCATCCCAGAGGACTCTGGCAACTACACCTGTGTGCCAACCAATGGCCTGCTGATTCCGCCAACTGCCTCTGCCATCCTCACAGTGATGC ACCCTGCCCAGGCACTAAAAATGCCCCAGGAAACCTACCTCCCCACAGGTATGGATGGTGTGGTTTCCTGCCCAGTGATAGCTCAGCCCCCGCTGCTCCGTGTGGATTGGATGAAGGACGGAGAACCAGTCGACCTGTCTTtg TATCCTGGATGGACCATGGCACCAGATGGTTCTTTGTTCATGGCGACTGTCAACGATGATGCAGCGGGCATGTACAGGTGTACTCCGTACAACAGCTATGGCACTATGGGCACATCTGGACCAACTAGTGTAATTCTACAG GACCCCCCTTCATTCAGCATCACTCCGGAGAAACAGTATAAAGTGGAGGCTGGTAGAACCCTGCTTATCCCCTGTCAAGGAAATGTGGACCCAACAATTAAAGTGACCTGGAGCAAG GTTGGCCTGGCTCGTAGCGTTTCCTACTCCGTAGAACCCGACGGTTCGTtgctgctgcagcctctgaCCAAGGACCACCAGGGGGTGTGGGAGTGCAGCGCTTCTAATCGTGTAGCCTCAGTAAAGACCAGTACACATGTATTTGTTCTGG GAACCAGTCCCCATGCGGCTACCTCTCTGTCCGTGTCTCCAGGGGTGAAGCAGGCCAACATATCCTGGGAGGCAGGCTTTGATGGAGGATCAGCACAGACATTTTCAGTTTG GGTGAAAAAGATTTCAGCAAGTGATGATGACGGGAAGCAGGACTGGTTCTCTGTGCCTGTGCCCCCCTCCTCTGGCCCTAGGCTGCAGGTGACAGGCCTGTCTCCTTCCACTCACTACCAGTTCAGTATCCTGTCTCAGAATAAAATGGGAACTGGCCCATTCAGTGACATCGCCACTGCACGGACTTTGG ATCCTCCACCAAGGAAAAATAAACTAAAGCCCCCTGCATCGCTGTCAGCTAATCGGGGTTCAGCAGGTGTTGTTCTGCAATGGTCCCTTCCTGAAGCTCAGCACCCTGCCGTCACTGGCTTTGTTCTCCAATCCCGCACCGAGCAAGGGGAGTGGTTTAATTTGGACGAGGACATCAGTGCCAACAGTAGCGAGATAGTGGTTCCGGGTCTGCACAAG GACTGTGTGTACGAGCTGCGACTGCTATCTCGACGTGGGGACTTGCTGAGCGAGCCCAGTCCATCAGTCAATGTCTCCACCGCAG GTATGGAGATCTACCCGTCCACATCCCGGCTCCTGGAGTTCGTCCCAGAGTCGTTACTGGCCGGTGTCCTGGGTGGGGTCGGCTTCATGTTGTTGGCCCTGGTCTTGCTGCTGGGGTCCGCCTGCATCATCAACCGCAAGAGGAACCAGCGCCGCGAAAAGAAGAGAGATG AGCCCCCAACTGCCATCTATAAATGCTCCCCATCAAT aAAGACTTCAGGCACCGGCACTCCAGACAGTGTGCTGAAGAAAAGCCTACTTCCAGCCAGCTCCCACTATCCCACATCTTCCTctaccaccacctcctcctctttgCAGACAGACTGTTCCTCATTTAGCACCGAGAATAATAATCGGAGGAAGCATCTTATGTCCAAGTACAGCAGAGACAGCCTCACTAAAACAACATCTCTAATTTCTCCTTCAATTGAGATGATCTCTAGAGGTCCAGATGGGCGATTCACACTCCCACCGTATGACACTGAGACTCTGAGTGTTCACAGCAAGAAAAGTGTAAGGTATGACCAACACGCTAAAGTTCGACGGTCTGTGTCACTGCACTcggagaaggaagacaggaaagAGCTGCCATTTGTGCTTTCTGTTGATCTCCCGCCTTGCAAAAAGTCAAGTTATGATGGCTTTCCTGAACTCAGCAGCTTGTGCTCTGACAGTAGTTTGGCCACTATTCATCATCACAACAGAGAAATAACTCCCGTATTTCCAGTGCTTCCACATATCCGAGCTGGCCTTGGTCAGCCATCTACAACTGCAAGCGCTCTGGTGCTCCAAATGGAACATGAGAGGGAAAGGGGGAACCTGCACCGCTGCCTGAAGCTGGCTCAGGAGAGGGAGGAACTAGAGAGGGAGCTGCAGTGGTACACGCTAGAAAGAAACTCCACAAAGCGCGAGCAGTCAGACCTAAAGAGGAGGGAGGATGGTGGCAATGAGCTTGTATGGGAATACAAGAGCAGCACCTTGCCACACAGATACTCCCTAGCCAGCAAGGAGAACCGTTGTTTCTCACCAAGctttttatcatcatcatcttcttcctACTGGGAAACGCAACCTCTTGTTTCTCCACCCACTCTGATCCAATCCAGGCCCCATCTCAACGCATCATCAGCTGCAGCTCCCTCATATTTAAAGTCCGGCAATCGTCATTCTTCTCCGTTTTTGCCCAAACAGACTTCCTTTCAATCTGAGGAGGCAAGCAATTTTTCGAAAGCCAGATTAACTCTCCCACATCTTTCCCTAGAGCACCAGAGACATGAAAGAGCAGGGGCAGCACCAGAAAGCTATAATGATTCACCACAATCCACAGGCCTAGATATGCAAACAAATGATTCATGTTCTGAGGCACAGAGACAGAACAATCTTAGTCATGGCAGCCTTTCAACATTGTCTTTCTACAGCAATAAATACACTGAAAGATCTAATTCAGCTCTTGATGCGTTGCCAGGCTCTTCAAATGTGGAGGTAGTGCTCCCCAAGCCCACTGATGAAGATTTGTGTGTTGAGATGAGTGTAGATGAGCCACAGTTTGAGATGTGTGGTGTGCAGCCTACAAAGCCAATGCTGCACCAACGAATTGCATCTCATGTACAAGCGCACACACTGACCCGCAGAGGCCGGCATCATGATATGAGGAGGAGCACGAGCTTGAACTGCCGTGGCCCTGTTTCTGTGGATGATATATTCAGGGTCCCACATTCTTCGCAACCTTTAGAACCACACATGTGGAAAGCTGCGAGCCAAGGCTCTAAAATATCACTCTCTAAGCAGCGAAGTCAGAGTCTAGACTTGAGAAGACGGAAGGAAAGCAATTTCCTGACTCCTGATGCATGGATAGACTCTCTTAGCCAAGAAAACTGCTCTGCTCCATCATCTTGTCCTCCAGACTCGCTGTTCTGGAAACCTCAAAGTGCTCCTCCTAGGAAGATTTCCAGATCTCCTCCAAATGATCATGCAGATACCAAATATGCCACCTATTTaacttctgctgctgctgacccTCTATTTTCAGTGAGCCGTCCAGAAAGGCCCACAACAAATCCTAATGTGCCTTATCATTACGAACCAAGAAGAGAGGCCTGTCTTGTACCCAGTGCTGCCACAATGCCAGGGGACTACCAGGAGGCCATGGAACAGGAGGGAGGTTATTTGGAGGCCGTGAAAGGAGACGATGTATGCTTACTGCCCAACACTGATGCTCAAGAGGTACTGGAATTGGAGGCAGGAGGCTACGATGGAGTGCCAGAGTCTGGCAGCAGCTACAGCAGTTATGCCAGCAGTGGCCTAGGAAGCATGGAGCCCAGTAATGGGCGCCTTTCCATGTGTCACCTTTCTCCAACACTCATAAGCTCACCTGAGACTATAGAGGACACCCAGGGGAACACAGAGGACatacaaaataacaaaatggAACCAAGCCAAAG GAGAAAGGTCTCTGTTGATGAGAACTATGAGTGGGATGCTACTGATTTCTGCTCACAACCTGCTGACCAACACG GCCTGTTTCCTTCGTTGAATCTGCTGAAGCCTGATCCGTACCGCAGCCTACCCAGCATGCAGCGCTCCACTAAGGCACTGAAAAATTGCAGTCAGGTTTCTCGGCTCCCAGGGCATCAAAGCAGCTGCTCTGCTGAGCCAGAACCAGACACTGTGCTGTTCTGA
- the igsf9a gene encoding uncharacterized protein igsf9a isoform X2 encodes MVDGTLLISRLIPEDSGNYTCVPTNGLLIPPTASAILTVMHPAQALKMPQETYLPTGMDGVVSCPVIAQPPLLRVDWMKDGEPVDLSLYPGWTMAPDGSLFMATVNDDAAGMYRCTPYNSYGTMGTSGPTSVILQDPPSFSITPEKQYKVEAGRTLLIPCQGNVDPTIKVTWSKVGLARSVSYSVEPDGSLLLQPLTKDHQGVWECSASNRVASVKTSTHVFVLGTSPHAATSLSVSPGVKQANISWEAGFDGGSAQTFSVWVKKISASDDDGKQDWFSVPVPPSSGPRLQVTGLSPSTHYQFSILSQNKMGTGPFSDIATARTLDPPPRKNKLKPPASLSANRGSAGVVLQWSLPEAQHPAVTGFVLQSRTEQGEWFNLDEDISANSSEIVVPGLHKDCVYELRLLSRRGDLLSEPSPSVNVSTAGMEIYPSTSRLLEFVPESLLAGVLGGVGFMLLALVLLLGSACIINRKRNQRREKKRDEPPTAIYKCSPSIKTSGTGTPDSVLKKSLLPASSHYPTSSSTTTSSSLQTDCSSFSTENNNRRKHLMSKYSRDSLTKTTSLISPSIEMISRGPDGRFTLPPYDTETLSVHSKKSVRYDQHAKVRRSVSLHSEKEDRKELPFVLSVDLPPCKKSSYDGFPELSSLCSDSSLATIHHHNREITPVFPVLPHIRAGLGQPSTTASALVLQMEHERERGNLHRCLKLAQEREELERELQWYTLERNSTKREQSDLKRREDGGNELVWEYKSSTLPHRYSLASKENRCFSPSFLSSSSSSYWETQPLVSPPTLIQSRPHLNASSAAAPSYLKSGNRHSSPFLPKQTSFQSEEASNFSKARLTLPHLSLEHQRHERAGAAPESYNDSPQSTGLDMQTNDSCSEAQRQNNLSHGSLSTLSFYSNKYTERSNSALDALPGSSNVEVVLPKPTDEDLCVEMSVDEPQFEMCGVQPTKPMLHQRIASHVQAHTLTRRGRHHDMRRSTSLNCRGPVSVDDIFRVPHSSQPLEPHMWKAASQGSKISLSKQRSQSLDLRRRKESNFLTPDAWIDSLSQENCSAPSSCPPDSLFWKPQSAPPRKISRSPPNDHADTKYATYLTSAAADPLFSVSRPERPTTNPNVPYHYEPRREACLVPSAATMPGDYQEAMEQEGGYLEAVKGDDVCLLPNTDAQEVLELEAGGYDGVPESGSSYSSYASSGLGSMEPSNGRLSMCHLSPTLISSPETIEDTQGNTEDIQNNKMEPSQRRKVSVDENYEWDATDFCSQPADQHGLFPSLNLLKPDPYRSLPSMQRSTKALKNCSQVSRLPGHQSSCSAEPEPDTVLF; translated from the exons ATGGTAGATGGGACTCTACTTATCTCCAGGCTCATCCCAGAGGACTCTGGCAACTACACCTGTGTGCCAACCAATGGCCTGCTGATTCCGCCAACTGCCTCTGCCATCCTCACAGTGATGC ACCCTGCCCAGGCACTAAAAATGCCCCAGGAAACCTACCTCCCCACAGGTATGGATGGTGTGGTTTCCTGCCCAGTGATAGCTCAGCCCCCGCTGCTCCGTGTGGATTGGATGAAGGACGGAGAACCAGTCGACCTGTCTTtg TATCCTGGATGGACCATGGCACCAGATGGTTCTTTGTTCATGGCGACTGTCAACGATGATGCAGCGGGCATGTACAGGTGTACTCCGTACAACAGCTATGGCACTATGGGCACATCTGGACCAACTAGTGTAATTCTACAG GACCCCCCTTCATTCAGCATCACTCCGGAGAAACAGTATAAAGTGGAGGCTGGTAGAACCCTGCTTATCCCCTGTCAAGGAAATGTGGACCCAACAATTAAAGTGACCTGGAGCAAG GTTGGCCTGGCTCGTAGCGTTTCCTACTCCGTAGAACCCGACGGTTCGTtgctgctgcagcctctgaCCAAGGACCACCAGGGGGTGTGGGAGTGCAGCGCTTCTAATCGTGTAGCCTCAGTAAAGACCAGTACACATGTATTTGTTCTGG GAACCAGTCCCCATGCGGCTACCTCTCTGTCCGTGTCTCCAGGGGTGAAGCAGGCCAACATATCCTGGGAGGCAGGCTTTGATGGAGGATCAGCACAGACATTTTCAGTTTG GGTGAAAAAGATTTCAGCAAGTGATGATGACGGGAAGCAGGACTGGTTCTCTGTGCCTGTGCCCCCCTCCTCTGGCCCTAGGCTGCAGGTGACAGGCCTGTCTCCTTCCACTCACTACCAGTTCAGTATCCTGTCTCAGAATAAAATGGGAACTGGCCCATTCAGTGACATCGCCACTGCACGGACTTTGG ATCCTCCACCAAGGAAAAATAAACTAAAGCCCCCTGCATCGCTGTCAGCTAATCGGGGTTCAGCAGGTGTTGTTCTGCAATGGTCCCTTCCTGAAGCTCAGCACCCTGCCGTCACTGGCTTTGTTCTCCAATCCCGCACCGAGCAAGGGGAGTGGTTTAATTTGGACGAGGACATCAGTGCCAACAGTAGCGAGATAGTGGTTCCGGGTCTGCACAAG GACTGTGTGTACGAGCTGCGACTGCTATCTCGACGTGGGGACTTGCTGAGCGAGCCCAGTCCATCAGTCAATGTCTCCACCGCAG GTATGGAGATCTACCCGTCCACATCCCGGCTCCTGGAGTTCGTCCCAGAGTCGTTACTGGCCGGTGTCCTGGGTGGGGTCGGCTTCATGTTGTTGGCCCTGGTCTTGCTGCTGGGGTCCGCCTGCATCATCAACCGCAAGAGGAACCAGCGCCGCGAAAAGAAGAGAGATG AGCCCCCAACTGCCATCTATAAATGCTCCCCATCAAT aAAGACTTCAGGCACCGGCACTCCAGACAGTGTGCTGAAGAAAAGCCTACTTCCAGCCAGCTCCCACTATCCCACATCTTCCTctaccaccacctcctcctctttgCAGACAGACTGTTCCTCATTTAGCACCGAGAATAATAATCGGAGGAAGCATCTTATGTCCAAGTACAGCAGAGACAGCCTCACTAAAACAACATCTCTAATTTCTCCTTCAATTGAGATGATCTCTAGAGGTCCAGATGGGCGATTCACACTCCCACCGTATGACACTGAGACTCTGAGTGTTCACAGCAAGAAAAGTGTAAGGTATGACCAACACGCTAAAGTTCGACGGTCTGTGTCACTGCACTcggagaaggaagacaggaaagAGCTGCCATTTGTGCTTTCTGTTGATCTCCCGCCTTGCAAAAAGTCAAGTTATGATGGCTTTCCTGAACTCAGCAGCTTGTGCTCTGACAGTAGTTTGGCCACTATTCATCATCACAACAGAGAAATAACTCCCGTATTTCCAGTGCTTCCACATATCCGAGCTGGCCTTGGTCAGCCATCTACAACTGCAAGCGCTCTGGTGCTCCAAATGGAACATGAGAGGGAAAGGGGGAACCTGCACCGCTGCCTGAAGCTGGCTCAGGAGAGGGAGGAACTAGAGAGGGAGCTGCAGTGGTACACGCTAGAAAGAAACTCCACAAAGCGCGAGCAGTCAGACCTAAAGAGGAGGGAGGATGGTGGCAATGAGCTTGTATGGGAATACAAGAGCAGCACCTTGCCACACAGATACTCCCTAGCCAGCAAGGAGAACCGTTGTTTCTCACCAAGctttttatcatcatcatcttcttcctACTGGGAAACGCAACCTCTTGTTTCTCCACCCACTCTGATCCAATCCAGGCCCCATCTCAACGCATCATCAGCTGCAGCTCCCTCATATTTAAAGTCCGGCAATCGTCATTCTTCTCCGTTTTTGCCCAAACAGACTTCCTTTCAATCTGAGGAGGCAAGCAATTTTTCGAAAGCCAGATTAACTCTCCCACATCTTTCCCTAGAGCACCAGAGACATGAAAGAGCAGGGGCAGCACCAGAAAGCTATAATGATTCACCACAATCCACAGGCCTAGATATGCAAACAAATGATTCATGTTCTGAGGCACAGAGACAGAACAATCTTAGTCATGGCAGCCTTTCAACATTGTCTTTCTACAGCAATAAATACACTGAAAGATCTAATTCAGCTCTTGATGCGTTGCCAGGCTCTTCAAATGTGGAGGTAGTGCTCCCCAAGCCCACTGATGAAGATTTGTGTGTTGAGATGAGTGTAGATGAGCCACAGTTTGAGATGTGTGGTGTGCAGCCTACAAAGCCAATGCTGCACCAACGAATTGCATCTCATGTACAAGCGCACACACTGACCCGCAGAGGCCGGCATCATGATATGAGGAGGAGCACGAGCTTGAACTGCCGTGGCCCTGTTTCTGTGGATGATATATTCAGGGTCCCACATTCTTCGCAACCTTTAGAACCACACATGTGGAAAGCTGCGAGCCAAGGCTCTAAAATATCACTCTCTAAGCAGCGAAGTCAGAGTCTAGACTTGAGAAGACGGAAGGAAAGCAATTTCCTGACTCCTGATGCATGGATAGACTCTCTTAGCCAAGAAAACTGCTCTGCTCCATCATCTTGTCCTCCAGACTCGCTGTTCTGGAAACCTCAAAGTGCTCCTCCTAGGAAGATTTCCAGATCTCCTCCAAATGATCATGCAGATACCAAATATGCCACCTATTTaacttctgctgctgctgacccTCTATTTTCAGTGAGCCGTCCAGAAAGGCCCACAACAAATCCTAATGTGCCTTATCATTACGAACCAAGAAGAGAGGCCTGTCTTGTACCCAGTGCTGCCACAATGCCAGGGGACTACCAGGAGGCCATGGAACAGGAGGGAGGTTATTTGGAGGCCGTGAAAGGAGACGATGTATGCTTACTGCCCAACACTGATGCTCAAGAGGTACTGGAATTGGAGGCAGGAGGCTACGATGGAGTGCCAGAGTCTGGCAGCAGCTACAGCAGTTATGCCAGCAGTGGCCTAGGAAGCATGGAGCCCAGTAATGGGCGCCTTTCCATGTGTCACCTTTCTCCAACACTCATAAGCTCACCTGAGACTATAGAGGACACCCAGGGGAACACAGAGGACatacaaaataacaaaatggAACCAAGCCAAAG GAGAAAGGTCTCTGTTGATGAGAACTATGAGTGGGATGCTACTGATTTCTGCTCACAACCTGCTGACCAACACG GCCTGTTTCCTTCGTTGAATCTGCTGAAGCCTGATCCGTACCGCAGCCTACCCAGCATGCAGCGCTCCACTAAGGCACTGAAAAATTGCAGTCAGGTTTCTCGGCTCCCAGGGCATCAAAGCAGCTGCTCTGCTGAGCCAGAACCAGACACTGTGCTGTTCTGA